CATCATCCCCGACATCATCCTGGGGCCCATCATTCCCTGCGCCCTGGGCATGAGTGCGGCGCGGAGGAGCTCGCCCTGTTCGATCGTCAGGCTATCCTTGAGCGAGTCGAACGCTGTTTTCATCTGCTCGCGGATCTTCTCCATCGCATCATGCAGCTTGCTCCGGTACCCTTCGATCAGGGCGTCAAGCTGGGCCTCATCCCCGTGGAAGCCTATAAGGTCCTGGCGGAACGAGGAGTACAGGTCCTTCAACCCGCTCGCCTCGTCGGTCACGCCCTTGAGCGCATCGTGCAGGGCCTGCATTTGATCGGTCGTCAGGTTCATCCGATCGATCAGGATGAGCAACTGGATCTCCTCCGCCGGTTGTCCCAGCGGTTTATCCTGACGCACTCCCCCGGCCATCTGGGCGGAGAGAGGGAGCGCGACGAGGAGCCCGATCAGCACTGCCAAACTCGTTGAAGCGATCACCTTTTTCATTGTGTTACCCCCTTTTGATTTGGTGATTCCAAGTGGAAGAGTACACGGCCCGGATGAACGGGTGATGAAGGGATTGTGTCTTTCTCATGAACCGGTCGACAATTCGCGGCCGATCGGCTATACATATCCCATGAAGAAGGTGACGATCTACACCGACGGAGCATGCAGCGGGAACCCCGGCCCGGGCGGGTGGGGGGCGGTGCTGATTCACGGGACAGAGCGGCGGGAGCTGGCCGGTGGCGCGCGACAGACGACGAACAACCGGATGGAGCTCACCGCGGCGATCGAGGCACTGCGCGCGCTGCGGGAACCGTGCGAGGTCGATCTGTACACCGACTCGATCTATCTCAAAAACGGGATCACCGAGTGGCTCCCCAACTGGAAGCGCAACGGCTGGAAGCGGCGCAGCGGCAAGCGGCTCCTCCCGGTGAAGAACGAGGACCTGTGGCGGGTTTTGGATCAGCTCGTTGCTAAACACCGGGTCAG
This portion of the Candidatus Bipolaricaulota bacterium genome encodes:
- the rnhA gene encoding ribonuclease HI, whose translation is MKKVTIYTDGACSGNPGPGGWGAVLIHGTERRELAGGARQTTNNRMELTAAIEALRALREPCEVDLYTDSIYLKNGITEWLPNWKRNGWKRRSGKRLLPVKNEDLWRVLDQLVAKHRVRFHWVEGHAGNEENERCDQLARAAIPNGGDDG